A DNA window from Ipomoea triloba cultivar NCNSP0323 chromosome 10, ASM357664v1 contains the following coding sequences:
- the LOC116033200 gene encoding uncharacterized protein LOC116033200, which produces MLSLLISGLKQPGNDIDVYLAPLVEDLKMLWNEGVSLHDAYSRSSFTLRAMIFCTINDFPAYGNLSGYTTKGAKDISPYRKKKKAFNEKSKTRVARLPLSGHAIYERVKNVDVDFGKTCKTTQKSLWKKRSIFWNLPYWEHLSVRHCLDVMHVEKNVCDSIIGTLLNIQGKTKYGVKARKDMVPSGYSSNIKKLVSVMDLKVIGMKSHDCHVLMQHMLPIAIRDILPKHVRVAITKLCFFFNAISSKVIDLDVLDDLHANVVITLYMGILKGYVRNRYRPEGSIIEGYGAEEVHPYLDQHMSLIRQQNPLKGERWVVIEHTRTFIRWFKDTVMKELAQVPNTISETIKWLAYGPGILVSYYEGYDINGYTFYTKRQDEKSVVQISGVTLIALSKDYSSAKDTKPIDVAIWVDNRRGVRLDELGFTLVDFERLGYHDEPCILASQAKQVFYVSNPIDKKWSIVLQGKRSIVGVGDVVDEEDYDHFDETPPFSIGVQSLEEDNFEISYMRSDHEEGLWADNRTS; this is translated from the exons ATGTTGTCATTGTTGATATCAGGGCTTAAACAACCAGGAAATGACATTGATGTATATCTAGCACCGCTTGTTGAGGATTTAAAGATGTTGTGGAATGAAGGTGTGTCGTTGCATGATGCTTATAGTCGAAGCAGCTTTACCTTACGTGCAATGATCTTTTGCACAATTAATGATTTCCCAGCATATGGTAACCTATCGGGTTATACTACTAAAGGAGCTAAG GATATTTCTCCCTATCGGAAGAAGAAAAAGGCTTTCAATGAAAAATCTAAGACTCGAGTAGCTCGTTTGCCTTTATCTGGACATGCGATTTATGAACGTGTTAAGAatgttgatgttgattttgGTAAGACTTGTAAGACTACTCAAAAGAGTCTTTGGAAGAAGAGGTCTATATTTTGGAATCTACCATATTGGGAGCATTTATCCGTTAGACACTGTCTTGATGTTATGcatgttgagaaaaatgttTGTGACAGTATTATTGGGACACTATTGAACATTCAAGGAAAGACGAAATATGGTGTTAAGGCTAGAAAGGATATG GTTCCTTCTGGTTATTCATCGAATATTAAGAAACTTGTGTCGGTTATGGACCTTAAAGTGATTGGCATGAAGTCTCATGACTGTCATGTATTAATGCAGCACATGTTACCTATTGCAATTCGAGACATCTTACCGAAACATGTTAGAGTGGCTATAACAAAACTGTGTTTCTTTTTCAATGCTATTTCCAGTAAAGTTATTGATCTAGATGTGTTAGATGATTTGCATGCTAATGTGGTTATTACTTT ATATATGGGAATATTGAAAGGATATGTGAGAAATCGGTATCGACCTGAAGGGAGTATAATTGAAGGTTATGGTGCTGAAGAG GTCCATCCATACTTGGACCAACACATGTCCCTAATAAGACAACAAAATCCTTTAAAGGGTGAAAGATGGGTGGTCATTGAACACACTCGCACATTCATAAGATGGTTCAAAGATACAGTGATGAAAGAGTTAGCTCAAGTGCCAAATACTATTAGTGAAACCATCAAATGGTTAGCATATGGACCCGGTATACTAGTGAGCTATTATGAAGGTTATGACATAAATGGATATACATTTTACACCAAACGACAAGATGAAAAGAGTGTGGTGCAAATTAGTGGGGTTACACTAATAGCATTATCAAAAGATTATTCAAGTGCTAAAGATACTAAACCGATTGATGTTGCTAT TTGGGTTGATAATAGAAGAGGTGTTCGGTTAGATGAATTGGGTTTTACTTTGGTTGATTTTGAACGGTTGGGTTATCATGATGAACCATGCATACTTGCATCTCAAGCAAAACAAGTGTTTTATGTTTCTAATCCTATTGATAAGAAGTGGTCAATTGTTTTACAAGGCAAAAGATCTATTGTTGGTGTTGGTGATGTTGTGGATGAAGAAGACTATGATCATTTTGATGAAACTCCTCCATTTTCTATTGGTGTTCAGTCTTTAGAAGAAGATAACTTTGAAATAAGTTACATGCGTAGCGATCATGAAGAAGGATTGTGGGCTGACAATCGGACATCATAA